The following proteins are co-located in the Leishmania panamensis strain MHOM/PA/94/PSC-1 chromosome 26 sequence genome:
- a CDS encoding hypothetical protein (TriTrypDB/GeneDB-style sysID: LpmP.26.0550) yields MDAPGTAVEQYFNQLIHMRLLTQVVVSDKQGNTILACFGTPGSMGGDVNGISGSGDGQEGEPPMESNVTVSGARYFQNLEQLQLGTPTYITAQYHDAVVVQLMESGGSILTLIGSRARGHCTGGLLSLVPQIHSTAVYTELLRKVEECVQ; encoded by the coding sequence ATGGACGCCCCGGGTACTGCGGTAGAGCAGTACTTCAACCAGCTCATACACATGCGCCTCTTGACACAGGTAGTGGTGTCTGACAAGCAGGGCAACACGATTCTCGCCTGCTTCGGCACGCCAGGTTCGATGGGCGGCGATGTGAAcggcatcagcggcagcggcgatggaCAGGAGGGCGAGCCACCAATGGAGAGCAACGTCACTGTGAGTGGCGCGCGGTACTTCCAAAAtcttgagcagctgcagctcggTACCCCCACCTATATCACCGCTCAGTATCATGACGCCGTTGTGGTGCAGTTGATGGAGTCTGGTGGGTCGATCCTGACGCTGATCGGGAGCCGGGCGAGGGGACATTGCACTGGTGGCTTGCTTTCTCTTGTCCCGCAAATCCACAGCACGGCCGTGTACACGGAGCTTTTGCGAAAGGTAGAGGAATGTGTACAGTAG
- a CDS encoding hypothetical protein (TriTrypDB/GeneDB-style sysID: LpmP.26.0560), which yields MYVARSAYRQLLRVGKKVSEKYADPNDMCFALFGVLVSRHDFINAGYGSTFPTILRTCFLRPTIAGCPHDTTNARTSAAFDTLRRLNELKASNAAFRIRELRRVMSDAAEQSSTNPVAAASASTDGKPASSPSSTAAGQSALPSLSFASSETAHTTAVTYPLDEEGVHLIRGSVLIERSSRRRIQNFTRHCVVCEPISMTFPPYRFCVPPEPSYLLAVRSEFALYAITDVLLALSATSIFNTHRHAYLSQQQQSTEASQSLTDWGIRISGGDEGSEDVPSEQKSAGSSSKKARGGAGERKKIAAVAASPMPAAPTVTTAPLPETRSFPTTREELQELVRQIPTRTVIQTDVLEVEITTEYVCSNPSAATATSPSVADHLVKQSKDGAFASTTPLKRGLTADGRDGSVSTNASMQSEDAKAHLFLYYVYIRNRGPLKNPKRWHAQVLSHHLVVIDSAQGQVLEMGRPGVVGNFPLLQPGASHCFESGATLSGPEGFLRGSIQVNLFNDAGEVMMLDAAIAPTRLTVEVTSAIGFTSSKNTKEELVQRSCDSSAQPTAGVGSPEDGVAPGGEDSSSAGGATMASDNDRGNFSKPKGGK from the coding sequence atgTACGTCGCTCGCTCCGCGTatcgccagctgctgcgcgtcggCAAAAAAGTATCGGAGAAGTACGCCGACCCGAATGACATGTGCTTTGCTCTTTTTGGCGTTCTGGTGAGCCGGCACGACTTCATCAACGCTGGCTATGGCAGCACCTTTCCCACTATTCTGCGTACTTGCTTTCTACGACCCACCATCGCCGGCTGCCCCCACGACACGACGAACGCGCGCACGAGCGCCGCCTTTGATACCCTCCGGCGGCTGAACGAGCTGAAGGCGTCCAACGCGGCCTTTCGCATTCGCGAGCTGCGGCGGGTTATGTCAGATGCAGCAGAACAAAGCAGCACCAAccccgtcgccgctgcatccGCATCGACGGACGGCAAAcccgcttcttcgccttcatCAACAGCTGCAGGCCAATCCGCGTTGCCATCCTTGTCCTTCGCGTCGTCGGAGACAGCCCACACCACTGCCGTGACGTACCCGCTCGACGAGGAAGGCGTCCACCTCATCCGTGGAAGCGTCCTGATCGAGCGTTCGTCGCGGCGCCGCATCCAGAACTTCACTCGTCACTGCGTTGTATGTGAGCCAATCAGCATGACCTTTCCGCCATACCGCTTCTGTGTTCCACCAGAGCCATCCTACTTGCTCGCCGTGCGCAGCGAGTTTGCTCTTTACGCCATCACCGATGTGCTCTTGGCGCTGTCGGCGACTAGCATCTTCAACACACATCGGCACGCCTACctctctcagcagcagcagtctaCCGAAGCCAGTCAGTCACTGACAGACTGGGGCATTCGTAtcagtggtggtgacgaAGGAAGCGAGGATGTACCATCCGAGCAGAAAAGCGctggtagcagcagcaagaaggCCAGGGGTGGTGCAGGTGAGCGGAAGAAgatcgccgccgtcgcggctTCGCCTATGCCCGCTGCTCCGACAGTGACTACTGCCCCACTGCCGGAGACGCGCAGCTTTCCCACCACacgcgaggagctgcaagAACTGGTGCGCCAGATTCCGACCCGGACGGTGATCCAGACTGACGTTCTTGAAGTGGAGATAACGACTGAGTACGTCTGTTCCAACCCgtcggcggcaacggcaacgTCACCATCAGTGGCCGACCACCTGGTCAAGCAGAGCAAAGATGGTGCATTCgcgtcgacgacgccgctAAAGCGCGGACTGACCGCTGACGGtcgcgacggcagcgtctcCACCAATGCCTCGATGCAGAGCGAGGACGCAAAGGCGCATTTGTTTCTTTACTACGTATACATCCGCAACCGTGGCCCGCTGAAGAATCCCAAGAGGTGgcacgcgcaggtgctgtCGCACCACCTCGTTGTGATTGATTCGGCGCAGGGGCAAGTGCTGGAGATGGGCCGACCCGGGGTTGTGGGCAActttccgctgctgcagccagGTGCGTCGCACTGCTTTGAGAGCGGCGCGACCCTCTCCGGCCCGGAAGGGTTTCTCCGCGGCTCCATCCAGGTAAACCTCTTCAACGACGCTGGGGAGGTGATGATGCTCGACGCGGCGATCGCGCCGACACGGCTGACGGTGGAGGTGACGAGCGCTATCGGCTTCACCTCTTCCAAGAACACGAAGGAAGAGCTTGTGCAGCGGAGCTGCGACTCGTCGGCTCAGCCGACGGCCGGTGTAGGTTCGCCTGAGGATGGCGTTGCTCCAGGAGGAGAGgactcctcctctgcaggCGGGGCAACCATGGCGTCGGACAATGACCGTGGCAACTTTTCAAAGCCAAAAGGTGGCAAGTAA